From the Aerococcus viridans genome, the window CTGTACAGTCTACTTCACGACGGTAAGAAATCGTTTCTTCCGTCCCGAAAATAGCTTCTTCAAATTCTAGGTCCATATTGTATTGTAAGTCATCACCTTGTTGCGGTGCATTAGGGTTAACCGTACGGCCGCCTCCACCGAAGCCACCACCGAAACCGCTGAAGCCTCCGCCGCCTCCACCAAAGAATTGCTCAAAGATGTCTTCAAAGCCAGAGCCGCCGTAAGATTGGTAACTACCACCACCAAATCCGCCGCCTCCACCGAAGCCACCGTCAGTAGCTGCGTGACCGTATTGGTCATAGGCTGCACGTTTTTGGTCATCACTTAAGACTTCGTATGCGTCAGAAATTTCTTTAAATTTGTCTTCCGCATCCGCTTCTTTGTTGATATCTGGATGATATTTTTTTGATAATTTTCGATAGGCTTTCTTTATTTCATCCTTACTTGCGGTCTTTGACACGCCAAGGACTTCATAGTAGTCTCTTTTTTCAGCCACACTGTACTCCCCCTTGAATCATGCGTTATGCAGTCCATCATAACATAAGAAACCCCGCCCTCATAGAAGACAGGGTTTGAAACTTATGGATTATTTATCGTCGTTAACTTCCTCGAAGTCAGCGTCTACATCGCCATCATTGTCTGAAGAGTCGTCTGCGCCTTCTTGACCTTCAGCTTCTTGCGCTGCTTGTTCGTACAATTTGACAGTTAAAGCTTGAATTTTTTCATTTAATTCATCTTTCTTAGCTGTCATTGCTTCAACATCGTCAGCTTCTTGCGCTGCTTTCAATTCATCTTTAAGCGCGTTAGCTTCGTCAAGTTCAGCTTGATCAACTTTACCTTCTAATTCACCAGTTGTTTTTTCAACTTGGAAGATTAATTGGTCAACTTCGTTTTTAAGATCTGCTGCTTCTTTACGTTTTTTATCTTCTTCAGCATTCGCTTCAGCATCTTTCATCATACGATCGATTTCTTCGTCTGTTAAACCTGAGTTAGATTGGATGGTAATTTGTTGTTCTTTACCAGTACCTTTGTCAGTCGCTTTAACATTTACGATACCGTTTTTATCGATATCAAATGTTACTTCGATTTGAGGCACACCACGTGGTGCTGCAGGAATATCTGTTAATTGGAAACGACCTAATGTCTTGTTATCTGCGGCCATTGGACGTTCACCTTGCAATACGTGTACATCTACAGCAGGTTGGTTATCAGCTGCAGTTGAGAATACTTGTGATTTAGATGTTGGGATTGTTGTGTTACGGTCGATTAATTTAGTGAACACGCCACCCATTGTTTCGATACCTAATGATAATGGTGTTACATCAAGTAATACCACGTCTGTAACGTCACCTGAGATAACCCCACCTTGGATTGCAGCACCCATAGCTACTACTTCGTCAGGGTTAACTGAACGGTTAGGCTCTTTACCAGTTTCAGCTTTAACCATGTCGATAACAGCTGGGATACGAGTAGAACCACCAACTAAGATAACTTGGTCAATATCTGATTTAGATAAACCAGCATCAGATAAGGCGTTTTTAACTGGTTGTTTTGTACGTTGTACTAAGTCGTAAGTTAATTCGTCAAATTTCGCGCGAGATAAAGTAACTTCCAAGTGAAGTGGACCTTCAGCACCAGCCGTAATGAATGGTAATGAAATTTGTGTTGACGTTACACCAGATAAGTCTTTTTTCGCTTTTTCAGCAGCATCTTTTAGACGTTGCATAGCCATTTTGTCAGAAGAAAGGTCAATACCGTTTTCTGATTTAAATTCAGCGATTAAGTAGTTTACGATGGCGTTATCAAAGTCGTCCCCACCTAAGTTGTTGTCACCAGAAGTAGATAATACTTCAAAGACACCGTCACCTAATTCAAGGATTGAAACGTCGAAAGTACCACCACCAAGGTCAAATACTAAGACTTTTTCGTCTGCGTCAACTTTGTCTAAACCGTAAGCTAGTGCGGCTGCCGTTGGTTCGTTAACGATACGGTCAACTTCTAAACCAGCGATTTTACCTGCATCTTTAGTTGCTTGACGTTGTGCATCGTTGAAGTAAGCAGGAACAGTAATAACTGCGTTTGTTACTGTTTCTCCTAAGTAGTCTTCAGCGTAACCTTTTAAGTATTGTAAGATCATTGCTGAAACTTCTTGAGGTGTATATTTTTTGCCTTCAACTTCTACAGTGTAGTTGTCTTCACCAATGTGGCGTTTAATTGAAGCAATCGCGTTAGGGTTTGTTACCATTGAACGTTTTGCTACCTCACCAACTTGGCGTTCGCCATTCTTGAATGAAACAACTGAAGGTGTTGTACGGTTACCTTCTGGGTTAGGGATAATTTTAGGTTCGCCACCTTCTAATACAGAAACTGCAGAGTTAGTAGTACCTAAGTCAATTCCGATAATTTTTGCCATAATAAAACACGTCTCCTTTTTTAATTAATCTATCAATTTAAATGAATTTATCTGTGGTTATAATATATGTTAAATGAATTATTGTGCAATAGAAACCATCGCAGGTCTTAGTACACGATCTTTTAATACATACCCTTTTTGGAAAACAGCCACTACTTCTTCAGCTTGCTGTCCTTCTTCAGCCGGTACCGCACTCACAGATTGGTGGAAGTTTGGATCGAAGATTTCACCTTTAGGGTCAATGACTTCAACACCTTCCTCTGATAAAGCTTGTAATAAGCTTGCGTGTACCATTTCGATACCTTTCACTAATTGCTGAGATGACTCATCATCCTTAGCTAATTCTAAAGCGCGTTCCAAGTTATCGATAGCTGGTAAAATACTCTTAGCTAAATTCTGAGATCGATACTTTGAAGCAGCTTCACGTTCATTTTGGTTACGACGGTGCATGTTTTGAATTTCAGCAGATAGACGCATAATTTGGTCATCTTTAGCCGCTAATTCAGCTTGAAGAGAGGCTAATTCGCTATCTTCTTCAGTTACTGTTTCAACTTGCTCGTCTTGAACGTCAGTTTCATTGACTTCTTCATTGATTTCTTCATTGATTTCTTCATTGATTTCTTCATCAACATTTAAATCTTGTTGTTTGTCGTCCATTTTTGTCAATTGATAGACCTCCTAAGATTTATAATAATTGTCCAGGTATCTAACCATTTCTTTTGAAATACTTTGGAAAAGCTGCGCCATACGAATGTAGGACATACTTTCCGGACCGAGTACCGCAAAAGTGATTAACTTACCTGATTTTACAGTACCCATGCTAGTAGACATTAAACTCATATTCTCCAATGTCGGATCTTTAAGTTCCTTACCCACCCTCACTTGGATACCTTGGTCTGTGGTATTAATCAGTGAAGTAATCACTGATTGGTCCTCTAGTAATTGACTTAATTGTGCAATACTAGTCCCATTAGCTGAATCAGCTAATGAAGAAAATAAATAATTTTGACCATTTACCCTCATGCTATCACTATTGAATTGATTCATAAACCGGTGAATCAAAAGATTACTGTCTTCATCAGACCGGTTCATTTGCTCAATATCTTTTAAATAGTGTGTTTGCAGCCTTTCAATCACCGTTGCAAGCTCAAGGCCCACAAGTTCTTGATTCATAATCACTGCAATACCCTCAATCAATTCCGGTGTAACCACCTCGTTGAATGTCACAATTTGATTGCGAATGACACCTTTATCCGTCACCAATATGACCATTGCTTGGTCAGCGGTTAAAGACAATACTTGAAAAT encodes:
- the hrcA gene encoding heat-inducible transcriptional repressor HrcA, which produces MLTKRQSLILQAVIDHYSKHQLPVGSKTLSQHQEINASSATIRNELARLEDLSLISKTHSSSGRVPAEAGYRYYINHIMPYYGGLIDLELEEEEDALLREIFHDPYNDLSQVIRKTAATLASLSESAVISMGPDITRQRLANFQVLSLTADQAMVILVTDKGVIRNQIVTFNEVVTPELIEGIAVIMNQELVGLELATVIERLQTHYLKDIEQMNRSDEDSNLLIHRFMNQFNSDSMRVNGQNYLFSSLADSANGTSIAQLSQLLEDQSVITSLINTTDQGIQVRVGKELKDPTLENMSLMSTSMGTVKSGKLITFAVLGPESMSYIRMAQLFQSISKEMVRYLDNYYKS
- the dnaK gene encoding molecular chaperone DnaK, encoding MAKIIGIDLGTTNSAVSVLEGGEPKIIPNPEGNRTTPSVVSFKNGERQVGEVAKRSMVTNPNAIASIKRHIGEDNYTVEVEGKKYTPQEVSAMILQYLKGYAEDYLGETVTNAVITVPAYFNDAQRQATKDAGKIAGLEVDRIVNEPTAAALAYGLDKVDADEKVLVFDLGGGTFDVSILELGDGVFEVLSTSGDNNLGGDDFDNAIVNYLIAEFKSENGIDLSSDKMAMQRLKDAAEKAKKDLSGVTSTQISLPFITAGAEGPLHLEVTLSRAKFDELTYDLVQRTKQPVKNALSDAGLSKSDIDQVILVGGSTRIPAVIDMVKAETGKEPNRSVNPDEVVAMGAAIQGGVISGDVTDVVLLDVTPLSLGIETMGGVFTKLIDRNTTIPTSKSQVFSTAADNQPAVDVHVLQGERPMAADNKTLGRFQLTDIPAAPRGVPQIEVTFDIDKNGIVNVKATDKGTGKEQQITIQSNSGLTDEEIDRMMKDAEANAEEDKKRKEAADLKNEVDQLIFQVEKTTGELEGKVDQAELDEANALKDELKAAQEADDVEAMTAKKDELNEKIQALTVKLYEQAAQEAEGQEGADDSSDNDGDVDADFEEVNDDK
- the grpE gene encoding nucleotide exchange factor GrpE; the encoded protein is MTKMDDKQQDLNVDEEINEEINEEINEEVNETDVQDEQVETVTEEDSELASLQAELAAKDDQIMRLSAEIQNMHRRNQNEREAASKYRSQNLAKSILPAIDNLERALELAKDDESSQQLVKGIEMVHASLLQALSEEGVEVIDPKGEIFDPNFHQSVSAVPAEEGQQAEEVVAVFQKGYVLKDRVLRPAMVSIAQ